The following proteins are encoded in a genomic region of Cryptomeria japonica chromosome 11, Sugi_1.0, whole genome shotgun sequence:
- the LOC131040145 gene encoding ricin B-like lectin R40G2 translates to MSVLRIIFLVTCMCMLYTIVHSETLSKICCQGNPNYNLAERNGDVVLALANDSDPYQQWMINSTLGSMIGDEVGFSSISIVNKGTGHVLTHVKHNHQVVVGNFGKDEFQREYLWTQSKPKDDGYQSVLPFNNINMALQAEVPVNNKSISGGIKVTLYKRNDSEIHQKWKIMPIGPPGEVVHIYSEANADYFLTARGDFAVLSLGSSSDAHQEWIKVVSWGERVKDEAGFPAFALVNKATLKALKHGNSEWDQIFVTDYTEITLDVSILWTESADVGNGYRCIRPVDNIHLNMDAKHADGKSGTVYDGNELILFSWKKQSNQKWKMVTVN, encoded by the exons ATGTCAGTGTTGAGGATCATCTTTCTAGTCACTTGTATGTGTATGCTCTACACTATTGTTCACAGTGAGACACTGTCAAAAATCTGCTGCCAGGGAAACCCTAATTATAACTTGGCTGAAAGGAATGGAGATGTGGTATTAGCATTAGCAAATGATTCAGATCCCTATCAG CAATGGATGATTAATAGCACTTTGGGGAGCATGATTGGAGATGAAGTTGGGTTTTCTTCAATTTCCATAGTCAACAAAGGAACTGGCCATGTCTTAACCCATGTCAAACACAATCACCAG GTGGTTGTGGGTAATTTTGGTAAGGATGAATTTCAAAGGGAATACTTGTGGACACAGAGTAAACCTAAAGATGATGGCTACCAGTCTGTCCTTCCTTTTAACAACATTAACATGGCTCTACAAGCAGAAGTTCCTGTAAACAATAAGAGTATAAGTGGAGGAATCAAAGTTACTCTATACAAAAGAAATGATTCTGAGATTCACCAGAAATGGAAGATTATGCCTATAG GGCCTCCTGGAGAAGTAGTCCATATCTACTCAGAAGCAAACGCAGATTATTTCCTGACGGCTAGAGGTGATTTTGCAGTTCTTTCCCTTGGAAGCTCATCTGATGCCCATCAG GAATGGATTAAAGTTGTTTCATGGGGTGAAAGAGTAAAGGATGAAGCTGGCTTCCCAGCCTTTGCATTGGTAAACAAAGCCACTTTGAAGGCTTTGAAACATGGCAATAGTGAATGGGACCAG ATATTTGTGACGGACTACACTGAGATTACATTGGATGTATCCATTCTGTGGACTGAAAGTGCAGACGTTGGAAATGGATATCGATGCATTCGCCCTGTAGATAATATTCATTTGAACATGGATGCAAAGCACGCGGATGGCAAAAGTGGTACTGTATATGACGGAAATGAGCTCATTCTCTTCAGCTGGAAGAAACAGAGCAATCAAAAATGGAAGATGGTAACCGTAAATT GA